From Haemorhous mexicanus isolate bHaeMex1 chromosome 2, bHaeMex1.pri, whole genome shotgun sequence, the proteins below share one genomic window:
- the TMSB4X gene encoding thymosin beta-4 produces the protein MSDKPDMAEIEKFDKSKLKKTETQEKNPLPSKETIEQEKQAGES, from the exons ATGTCCGACAAACCAGACATGGCTGAGATCGAGAAATTTGACAAGTCCAAATTGAAGAAGACAGAGACGCAAGAGAAAAATCCACTGCCTTCAAAAGAAA CAATTGAACAGGAGAAGCAAGCGGGTGAATCGTAA